A genomic stretch from Hemicordylus capensis ecotype Gifberg chromosome 5, rHemCap1.1.pri, whole genome shotgun sequence includes:
- the MANSC4 gene encoding MANSC domain-containing protein 4 codes for MFLLMALSEVFLLLGWVWKSDCLCSPTTFYKNCWIRRFPGLSIDVGHSQRRGGQVLKAYPEATAEQCSRTCCLLKNVSCNLAVFYYETNKTLNCLHVYCPALESCILRPSMNVVLYNITLGIDPDLLVFEKLSFKDLNTRSSFNKWERHGSARVADSEKCQNDTTNSRCLPADASSSTVLQELVANSSNTSTEVDSIHRTPSITHLEPTSPSPKDRFTKVTGIISEWKDSTASSNNVSALPTSQFTLIKMLSHMPSPAHLNSSKHHLNETKGYNGRNYTSDNEGQKPAWEGMERGSWLFPLVLSSSIILICCCTILGTGCCRKRSGRYKPRRRGVSTSRQFIRYTMVKHNS; via the exons ATGTTTCTGCTGATGGCTCTGTCAGAAGTGTTTCTACTTCTGGGCTGGGTGTGGAAATCAGACTGCCTCTGCTCACCCACTACATTTTACAAAAACTGTTGGATCCGACGATTCCCGGGCCTTTCAATTGATGTGGGGCATTCgcagaggagagggggccaagtCCTCAAAGCATACCCAGAAGCCACAGCCGAGCAGTGCAGTCGGACATGCTGCCTCCTGAAGAATG TTTCCTGTAACTTGGCTGTTTTCTACTATGAAACCAACAAGACCCTTAACTGTTTGCATGTTTATTGTCCAGCACTGGAGAGCTGTATACTGAGGCCCAGCATGAATGTTGTGTTATACAACATCACATTAG GGATTGATCCGGATCTTCTTGTTTTTGAGAAGCTGTCTTTTAAAGACCTGAATACCAGATCCTCTTTTAATAAATGGGAAAGGCATGGAAGTGCCAGGGTTGCCGATTCAGAAAAATGCCAAAATGACACAACCAATTCACGGTGCCTTCCAGCTGATGCCTCATCTTCTACAGTGCTCCAAGAATTAGTAGCCAACAGCAGCAACACTAGTACTGAAGTTGACTCCATCCACAGGACTCCATCCATCACACATTTAGAACCTACATCCCCATCACCAAAGGATCGTTTTACTAAAGTGACTGGCATTATTTCAGAATGGAAGGATTCAACAGCCAGTTCAAACAATGTGTCTGCACTTCCTACTTCTCAATTCACACTCATCAAGATGTTATCCCATATGCCCAGCCCAGCTCATTTGAATAGCAGCAAGCACCACCTGAATGAAACAAAAGGGTATAATGGAAGGAATTACACTTCAGATAATGAAGGCCAGAAGCCAGCTTGGGAGGGGATGGAAAGGGGGAGCTGGTTGTTTCCACTGGTACTTAGTTCTTCAATCATTTTGATTTGTTGCTGCACCATTCTTGGAACAGGATGCTGTCGAAAAAGGAGTGGTCGTTATAAACCAAGACGGAGAGGAGTATCTACATCCAGGCAGTTCATAAGATACACCATGGTTAAACACAATTCTTAA